CCAGTGAAAATAAATACCTAGAGATTTAATCTTTCTGTAGTTTCTTCACCCGCATGCTCCCTGTGAACCTAATTCCCCTCCCACACCCCGTTCTGGAGTTTGGGCAGAAATTTAATCGTGGCTGAAAAGAGCAAAACCTCTTCAGGTCTCCTGTGCTGCGAAGAAATTATTCTTGAGAAAAGATCTTTTTTCTAATtgatcatctttttttaaatcttcacttTTCAGACCTTCTAAGAAATCTGGGTCTTTGACAGACCCAGGTGCAGGTTGGCTGGCACTCCCTCTGGACTGGCAGAGCATTTCCCCTACAAGTCCCCGTGCTCCGCCGTCTTTTTGCATCTTCCTTGGGCGCGATCTCTGGGCTATGGTGCTGCCTTCAGGCAGACTCCGATGGTATTTCCCTGGTAGGCTCCAAGCTAATAAATAACTGCGCATTGTAGCATGGTCTGTTTTGTTAAAGTGGTGTGTGATAAACCAGTGTTACAAATGTGTAACGAATTGGAGATGACAAAATAACTAGAgaatacagctgcttttttttccttttcatttaagttgcaggtttttttctctaaacTATCTTCAGCTTTCCCCTCTGCAtaatattgggggaaaaaaaatctcttgaagtCCTTGACTGGTCAATTTTCACTCTGAATCCACTAGACACAGTTTAATAGAAGCTGTTTAATTGTTAACACTATTATAGGTAAGAATGCTGAACTTTTATCCATTCAATGTGCTTGTATTCTGGTACGTGTTAGTTAGTGTAAATGTTTATAAGCTGGCAGTGCCGACAGAAATGCTTTGGGTATGGAGGGAGCTTAAAAGAAAAGTCTTCTATCAGccttattagaaaaaaaattaagatacagACAGGGAGTAGTTGGTGATGAACTGGCAGCTAGGTAGAACAGAGAGGTACtgcagctgcttttgtttttcttttaaatggggATGTAAGAGATTTTTTGAAAAGAGGACCTAGAGAAAGGAATGACAGAGAAGAAGAGTAAAACTTCCCGGAAACGTAGGAGAAAAGATATGAATCAGCTTTGGGTTGTTGGGAGAGgcaaaaagttttcttaaaacaTCGAGAGCTGCCTTCAGCAATCCTTTGAATCCTGTCTGGAAGGGGTAGCTAGCGTTGTTCCTTGTGCCCTGCCctgagggagcaggcagggtaGCACAGTGTTACTTGGTCACCTTGATGAGAGTGTCTCCTAAAGGAGTTTGAGTCACAGATACAGCCCAATGTTACGGGAACAAGCTGTGTTTATTGCTGCTTGAGCTGTTTGTAAGCAAAACCAGGGAACTAGCAAGGAGTCTCTGCAGCTCACCAGTCACAGTTAAATGCCCTGTTTTTCGCGCAGTGGTCGGAGACATACTTGGCAGCATGCTGAACTTTCCAGTACAAACCGTCCTGCTTCGTCTTTCCTGCTAGCTCGGGGACCTCTGGATtttcctttgccagggcaagtctttGTGGGAGATGCTATTAGGTGCCTGCTGTCTCTCATGTGTTAACCACATGCTCCTCTGGAATTCTTTCTGACTTCCTCAAGATTTCTCTCATGTGGAACATAAGCTTGCTCTAAAGCTTCTCAAGATCAGGGCACGAGTTAATGCGACCTGTTATGTGAGGAGAGTATTGTGAGAAGCAGAACGCATGAGATTTTCCAACAACAGAACAGTGTATTTTGAGCAtccccattaaaaagaaatatccttagtcagtgttttatttatttttaggttaCAAAAACAGGTGTCTGCATATATGAGGTGGTGGAAATCCTCCagataatgttaaaaaaaaaaaaaaaaggcaaaataaaacctATTCTAAAATATCAGTGAGCTGATTTTAAGAACAAATGAATGTGTGTGCCATGACAAGAAGAGCATTCCAGGGCAATGCACCAGCTGGGTTGCCGTTAAAAGTATCTGGTCGTAGTTTACCCATTATATGCTATCAAGCtcttataaaatatttcctgttttatAACAGCAACTCAGGCATGAGAATCTCGTGAACCTGCTGGAAGTCTGTAAAAAGAAGAAACGGTGGTACCTGGTGTTTGAATTTGTGGATCACACGGTGCTTGATGACCTTGAGGCGTTTCCAAACGGACTAGACTACAGCAGGGTTCGGAAATACTTATTTCAGATTATGAGAGGAATAGCGTTTTGTCACAGTCATAATGTAAGTATGCCCAAGAAGTTAGCTCTGCAGTTGACCTTGAATGAGTAGATACTGAAGCATATATTTTCGATATACGTtaaaacttacagaaataaaGCTGTGGCTAAAAAGGAAGAGGCAGGGCGGAAGGGCCAGACTGAATTTCACATAAAATGTCAGAGCTTGATGTCAGCTAATCCAGCAGTCTGTCTCTGATTGAGTTGTGAGAGTGTTTCGAAGGAAGGGTCCAAAAGTCCATGGGGATTCAACACTTGGTGGCGCCTTATTGTAGGTTGGCTTATCTTGCAGAGGGAGATAGTCTCTCTTTCAAAAGTTTGATTCTGATAGTGTCTGTGTAAACATGTAggcctgctttttctcttcagtatttttaggtttttgttCTCAACTGATTTCTAACAGGTTTGCTAATTCAATCCTCGTTGTGTAactatatatatgtaaacatacacgtgtttatttttatgtttggGAAACTCTCTCTCTTACGAATCCTAAAATACTCTTCACATTTAGCTGCAGGACGTGCCCGTGGCCCTTGCAATACTTACAGCTTTTAAACTTGTTGTCAAGGCCAGATTTTCAAGCGTAATAAATTGTACCTGTTAAAATACCTATAGTAAATACACCTGCAGAACATATGCAGAGAGATACGTAAAATAAACGTTTCTGTGTGCAAAAATTAGAGGTTTTGTGTTTACCTGTGCACTTGGGTCGGCACTTGTTCATCGACTGTGTGCACGTAGCTGTATTTTACAGACTCCGTATGTTTCCCTTGCCTGCAAAAATGTAATCTTCTACCTGGATGTGAGAAAGCTACTATTTTTGGTGAGCCAGTCAATCGACTGTGTAGAAATGGGGAATCTATTTGCCTTGACTTGCTTTTCTCTGTGCAGATAATACATCGGGATATTAAGCCAGAGAACATACTAGTCTCCCAGTCGGGAGTTGTAAAACTATGTGACTTTGGATTTGCCCGTACCTTAGCAGCTTCTGGGGAAGCTTACACAGACTACGTGGCAACCCGATGGTACAGAGCTCCAGAGCTGCTGGTGGGAGATACCAAGTATGGCAAGTAAGACTGGCACGCGAGGCTGCAGAAGGGTTGTGGGCTTGTGGGGAGTATGGAGGAGAGTGCTCTGTTTTTTGGGAAGGCAGGGGACTATTGCTTGGCAAACAGGTTAAAGGGATGCTGTTCAGCATTCCCTGGTTATTCACTTGTAAAGGTTTAagccttcctcttctctctcgCGCTCTGCAGCTAActactgccggtgctaggctttCCTGGCTCAACAGGCAAGGAGAGCCCTCAGCATTCCCGGTCTGTTGTCTATAGGAGCTTTTCGGTTGCCAATGCCAGTATTGGAGGAGGCTATGATTAGACTTCCCTCCTGTGCAGTTGGAGTGATGGAGGGAAGACAGAAGAGTCCCTCTGAGCAATTCTAGATGGATGTTtcgggagggaggaggtgggatgAATGGGATTTTTCTTAAGGGGATCCCCAGTGCTGCAAAACCAGGTCAGAACTTAAACTGTGTTATTCACAGGTCTGTTAGTACAATTGTGCAGGTTTATGTATGTCCCTGTATTACTTAAACTTAATTTTCAGTAAATGTGCCTGAAGAGCGGATGCCTGCAGAAAGAGGAGCTGCTTACCTTTGTGCTCTCCAAACTGCAAGATTCTATTAATGTGTTGTGTTGTATTAGTATTTTTGAAGCATTGGGTTTTGGAACCTGATTTTACATCTGTCAGGCTTCTGCTAGCATTTGTCTGCTTCAAGAGCTGAATCCTTGCCATTCATCAGAGCACTTGTAAACTTGGAAAACAGCTGTCTTGCTGTTTAGGGGGCAAAGCTGCCCTGGGGGCTTGTGACCTGCTGAGGATGTGCTGTGCACTGGCCTGTCTCAGCCTTTAGATCAAAGAGACAAATGAAGCCGTGCTGAGCTggggtgttgtgggttttttttcagggcTGTGGACGTGTGGGCTATTGGCTCTCTGATAACAGAAATGCTTACAGGAGAGCCCCTCTTCCCTGGAGATTCAGACATTGACCAGCTCTACCATATCACCAAGTGCCTGGGTAAGAACAGCCTGTTGGGCTCCTGGTGCCTGCTCAGTAATGAAAGGGTCAAATACGTTTTGACGGGGGGAGGAGGGTGTGGGGAGAAAGGCTGTGGCGTGTGCTGAACTATTTCTGAGAGAGTGTACTCTTAGCGCCTTTTACAAAGGGGGAGCTAGGAGCTTGTGAGTACAGCATCAATTCATGGCACGCAGGTAGAAAGAGAACGACCCAGACTGTAGCCCTTACAGTAGTGCTGACCCAGTATTTCAGCCTCTCAAATGTTTCACGGGAatgttctgtatttcttccacGTGGTTGCTTTGTTTGTGTGATTTCAGGTAATTTAATTCCAAGACACCAAGAGTTATTCTATAAAAATCCCCTCTTTGCTGGCATGAGATTGCCTGAAGTGAAGGAGGCCGAATCTCTGGACAAACGATATCCCAAGCTCTCTGCTGCAGTGCTAGATTTAGCCAAGGTAATTAACTGATCATTTACTACGAACGTTTCTCTGTTTACTTGTCCTTCGCCTTGGGAAGCTGAATACAGCCTACAGAAAGGGCTGGGGCTCTTAAACTGGCTTTCTCTCAACTACCCATGCAATGAACAACTGCTTGGGCTGGTAGCTTAGTGAGGACTGCAAGGATACGACAGCTACCGTCCTAGGTGACACGGGAGACGAAGCCAGTCATCTCCAGAGCCACAATGGTCACTGCATATCCTCCAGGGAGGATTTGTAGCATATAGTGCCCCAATGATTAAGTTTTCCAGGGAGATTTGAAAGGTGAAGAAGGGCTTGTGTGTCGAAAGCGTCCCCCGTACACCTCACTGCATCAGTTGATCTTTTGAAAGGTCTCCCAACAAGCTTTGCCCCTCATCTGCTACCTAAGTGGATGCTTTGTAGATAGTACACAGCCCCTTACTTCTTACTTGCTAGCAGAGCTGTGTGGATATAGTGTTTTCTGCCAACCCTCCCTCTACCCGCTGGTGGAGGCACTGCAAGCATGTAGGCTTGGATGGGATGGCATCCAAACGTGTCGCTTGCTCTTGGAGCTATGTGTCTGCTATGTGGGAGTTAGGAAGCCTACAACTTTGTTACAGATTCTGAAGAATCCTTCCAGGGAGTGATTTTGTGCTTTCACACAGTAGTCTGGAGCACCGATATGTTGGGTAACTAAAACAACTTAAAAACCACGTGGCTGTATTTGAAATGCTTAATGATCGAAACAGATTCTAAAGCCCTAGACAAACAAATGTAACTGAAAGCCAGGGAGGTTTACTGAGAGCGGAGCGATCTATTTGTATGGCAGGTATTCCCCATGCAGTGAGTCTCTGTGAGCGTTAGCGATGGGAATGGAAGCAGCCAGCAAACGTGAAACTTTTTTGGTAGTGATGTCTCTTGGGCTCATCTCAATATAACAGGGCCTAGAAGGGGgagttttgcagctttttttccttgacttcacGCGGAAATGCTAGAGcctttgtttcatttctaatGTATTTGCCTTCTAATGTTTACGTTGATTTGACAGAAGTGTTTGCAGATTGATCCAGAAAAAAGACCATCCTGTGCTGAACTCTTGCAGTGCGATTTCTTTAACAAGGATGGATTTGCTGAAAGGTAAACAGTTCATTTCTTGCTCAAAGCAGGCTAATATTAGAAGGAAGTTAAGCAGTTGCGCTTGAAGATTGCATGCTGGATTTGCAGAGCTGACAGCCGCTGAGtgtcttgggttttgtttggttttagccTTCCTGGAAATAGAACAGTTGAAAGGGAACGCATTGCAGCGGCATGTTTGCCTCATTACCTTGTCATGACATTAATTCATCAGTGTGCGCACCCAGTGTCACACCGTATTGGGTAGTATAGTCTTACACTGTATTCACTGTCTGCATCTACACCAGACTGGGATACAAACACCTTTATTGTTGTAATGGGAAAAGCGTGTGCTTGTAagactttatttattttcatggatGCATCATATTTGGCTGGCTTCTCATTAGTTAAAAAGGCATGGTTTGTTTGATTACTTAAAAGGCTATAGGAGCCTGTGCTGAACACCAGCTGGTGATGATACTGAGATTAACAgaagccctttttttttcttttttttttttttccttctcacatgGAATGTAGATTTGCTCAGGAGCTTAAATTAAAGATTCAGAAAGATGCCAGAGACCatcaattacaaaaaaaatcaaaaatcagcAAAAGGGACAAAGATGatgttttagaagaaagaaaaatgcttggTGTCCAGGTTGGTCCATCTTTGTTTTccaaacctgtatttttttttttcttcgtgtTTTAAAATCACTATATAAGTATGTGCAGCAGTTTAAGTTCATAGCAAAAATATAAGCATAATtgtccatttcatttttttaaaaaaagactagcTAAGTGTCATGTGCCAGAGAAGCTCACCTTTGGAGGCCTCTGTTAGTCTAAACAGCGCTGAAGACCTTGTCGCCCGATTCAAAGGCAGTACGTTAGGCCTGtggccccccctccccagctctgacaGTCAGTGCAATACAGCCTGCAGGCTGCTGTGTAGAAGTGCTGTGCCTTTGATTCTAGCTGTTTGGCTGCTGCTAGGTTGCTCTAGCACTTGGCTCGGCGGTCTGCAAGTCGCTATTTGGCCGGTTCCTTGCAGGTAAACTACGTCGTGATGCAGTTACTGGCAAATACGGAGCTGAAGGGAGAATCAATTAGGAAGCATAACTCATGTTGAATCACGAAAACATGCTTGTATGCTGTTGTTTACCTGTGTTAAAGCCCCGTCTCCAAAATGACATATTTTGCTTTCAATCAGATACTAAGAGTGACTTGGAGGTGACATTGGGCTCAGTTCTTATTTCATTTCTTTGGAAGTGACACAGGATACGGCTGTCCTTCCTCCATCATTTCCGATCCCATTCTAAGGTGACTTATTTACAGAGGGTGCTGGAACCCTGACGAGTCTCCTCCTGTTTGATGAAATCGGAggttttctactgaaaacaaTTCCATCTCCATCAGATCCTTGCAGAATCATGCAGGTTTaggcttttgacttttttttcccgcATGCGCTGTTCTAAGCTACTTTTTAAACATGACCATAAGAGAAAGACGATGCTTATCTTCCCAAACAGGATTTCAGCATTGACCCGAAGAGCAGAGATGCAAAGCTATTAAAGGCAAAGCACTCTAAAGCTGATGCAGAGAAAGCAGACCGATCCTCCAACCTGAGCTCCCTCTACAACCCATTTAAAATAAGCCCTCAAACCAGCCTAAAAGATTCCGGCAGCAGCTTGGACTATGCCAAGAATGCAAGCATAGTTATCCCTCCCATCAACCAGAACCTTTCTCCCACTACGATTGGGATGGGGCCTGTGCCTGGGAACCTTAATTACAGGTACGGGAGCAGAGCTAGAAGAGCTTGTATCCATCGTCCCTGTTGCCTAGGAACTGTAGTGTCCTGAGAGAGGTGCAGGGTGATGATGTGGGAACGCGAGATGTGGGTTTGGGACAGGACACGGCTAGGAACAGCGCTTGGGTGGAGGATTGAACGTGGATAAGAAAGCCCGGCTTCACCTCGAGCAGCTGTGCGTGTCCACACAGGCACAGGGTCTCTGCGTTTCTGCGTTTGGCAAAGCACTACTGGACAGCAACGGTTTGCCAGCTGCTGTGACGCTGGCCTTTCTTTGACTCGCGGCTTGTCCTTTGGACCAAACTTCTCTGTTGACTGCGCTCACGAAGGATATTCTCCCCGTGAGCCTTCTTTCTAAGCATTTAATGACAGTGTTTCTGGGTCTCTTGCATTTGTTGTTTTCATATTCACCGTGTTACCCCAGTTAATACAAAGTTTGGGGCGTTTTTGATTACAGAGTTgatgaaaagagtaaaaaatacttGAACCCATTTCTAAAGCAACGGAAGCATTCTCCAGCGGGCCATTACAGCGTAAGCTTGACATCGGTAAGTCGTCTCTTTCCCCCttggcaaagcaaaaagaaattctgaactcAACTATGTGTTTTATTGTCAAGAATCCCATCTGTTGCAGCCTTCACCATAAATCCCTGctagaaatactattttctttacCCCTCTTTTCCTACGAGTGTGTCGTCTGTTATCTTTTGCTAATGGTTATCTTATATGAAACATATTTTGTGTCAGAGGGCAATTTTAAATGAGGGGGGCGGTCCAGCACAGGATATCTGTGAGACGTCGAATATATCCATGGCCTCCTGCCTGGCCAGGAAAAGTAGACCATACGTGCTGCGCTACTGAAGCAGAATTTaggttttggatttaacatgGTCAGGGCCTTATTTAGTCATGtcataaatgcattaaaaattgatAATGAAAACAAGTGAAATGGAAATCTTTCCACTGCACTCACTACCTAGGCAATATTCTTTCCATGCCAGCAGGAATGTTTGCCTTTTTACAGATAACTAATCCGAGCCATTCTCCAAGTGTTTTATCTCCCTGAAAGCAGTCTCGCGTAgatgattggttttttttttttctctggctgttctgttgtttttaatgtataaatGACACTTGAGCAGAATGGATTCCTTCACACACATTAGagtcttttcttttattcttgcgCAAGTTCCAACTACAGCGGAACATTGCTGTGTTGATGCATTTTTAAGcttgaaaatagcttttttttccccctatatttTCATGAGCTGGTATTTATGCCCTTGATTACAGGttactaatgaaaaaaacatCCTTCGggcaaataggaaaaaatgggAATTCTCCAAGACAGATGTGCGTTTGCCAGAACTAAATCATCTCCCTGAACTGAGAGGAGTGGAAGGTATGAGCTTTGATGTCCTCTAAATAAAACCTGGATCCTAAATAAGTGGCGGGAAGCAGCGTGCATTAGAGCAGTCAGCTCTTGCTTCCTTAACATGGTATGCATTGGTTGTGTTTTGCAGCGTGGCATCCCagatttctgaaaaaggaaaataaaaccgtTTCAGAGTCCCGTGTCCCCTCCCTTGCCGCGATTGACCTCCATAACCCAAGCCTGGCCTCACAGCAGGTAACAAGGCAATAAAACGGTTTGTGCTGCTCtgtatttgtttggtttgtgACTTTGTGAACAGTGTGACCCACAAATTTCCAGGGTGACTCTTAACAGAAGCAGAACTTGCCTTGGTTTCTTAACTGTCTAAGTAGAAGGACGTGAGGCCTTATGCtgggggaaaagagaagggtCACGGATGAAACACGGGGCTCTATTTGTCTCTCTGAGGTTAGCTAAAAACTAGATTCTCACTGCTAAGACAGACAACCTGAATTGTTGCTCTTTCAGCTGGCTGGATCAAGGTGGAAGTAAGCCTGATTTACCAGAGTTGAAGAGAGACCAGGAGGGACACATGTTTTGAGGAGAACTGTTCTGCCTGTGTTAGGTGTTGAGGGGCTGAGCGCAGTAGGGAGGGAGAAAGCGTAGGAGCCAGGCAtagggagaaaaggggaaaacttGCAACTCTCTCAAAGATTAGTTCCTCAGTAACATTGAAATGTTTGGGAGTTAAGTAACTCCATAGGCAGTCACTTTGGCTACCTTGCTTCCAGCTGAGGTTTGGCAGACCGTGTTGGGAGGGAGAGCATTTCTGAAGTCCGATTTGATCAAAGAACAGATGTGTTTTAAGTTGCACGTCGGCATTGCATATGTCCCTAGAAGGCAGTTTCTGATTGTTCTCTCTATTTATACTACACTTAGAAATTGACctctcctgggtttttttttttccttcccaatttaCAGCTGTCAGGGACCTTGATGCCCGATGCGTCAGAAGCCAGTTTCCCCAGAGTTGAGCACTAGCCTTATGGAGAAGGAGATCACACCTGCCTGTAAAAGGTAGGCTTCAATTTCTGCAGTGTAGCCTTCTGGTGGCTTTCAAATGGATAGTTTCATGAACACTTACCGAGTTGGGAGGTGCAATGGGGAAATCCTTTTACACTTCACATTCTCGATTAGGACTCCTAGCTAGGACAGACTTCTTACGCAGGCAGCACGCAGCCTGCTTTACAGATACTGAAGCTGGCTGCGGCAGGCAAATCGTTTTGCTGAGCTGAGGTGCTGGGCATTGGTGTTGGAAATTAAGCAGCTCATGAAGTTGGGGGTTGAGGAAGCTGATAGAGTAACAAAAAGGGGAAAGTGGCTGCCTTCACGTGAGGAGTGGAAAAAATGGGTTGTGTGTACAGCACTGTCAACTGCATCACAGAAAATGGACTTGCAAGAGGGAGAAAAGCGTTTTGGGGGGCCTGTCAAGCTTAACGTTAGGGAAAATTTTTAGTAACTGTGTCATGCAATCTAAATTTATTTAAGGTAGCTGTTAATACCTCAGTGCTCTCCAAGCATGAGATAGGAGTCTGGGAGAGAAGGAGGCTTAGGAAAAGTCCTGGCTGTGTGGTTGACTTGTAGTCTTAAGATTGAAGTACTAAGTGTGAACTCTGCCACGCTATTTGTACTTTCACTTAGCATTGTGACTTACCGTTCTAGATTGTTTTAAGCTGAGGCttttaaatgtggttttaataGTTTCTCATCTTGCCCATTGAAAGACATGCAGTTCTCTAAGtcattttgtctgaaaaacaaCCCTGTAGAAAAAATggtatggttttgtttgttgttttgcttttttctattgGGGTATTGTTACCTCTTGCTGCTCAGCATCTTCCGGGGAGTCTGCTGTATGTGTTGGAGTGTCTCATCCTCTTGAAAATGAGAACTGCAGTGCTTAGCTGAGGGTTTTTACTCTCATGATCACTCCTCTTCCCTCACTGAGGCTGGGCAGAAGGACTGCACCTTCCGGAGGGAGCAGAAGTTGGGGAGAATAAAGAGGGAAGGAGACAAGGTGCTCcgaaagggtcttcagaggctgcgCTCCAAAATCTCACTGGCTCTATTGGAACTGCGTCCCCTGCATAGACGGGCTTTACTCAGTGCTCTGGGTACCCTGGTGCTGCCAGCCTGGACGCGATCCCATACCTGTCCCTCTGGGGATTCCTCCTGTGGCCCCAGGGACCACCAGGCACCGCAGCCTCCCTCCTCTCTTACTCGGTGTTTGTTACAGATAGCCGCGAGCGTGTCATGGCAATACTGTTAACATGCAGGTGCAACATGTGCATCTTAAGTTTTTTCTTTCGGGCTCTGGTGTTTCCTTTTTGAGGAGAGGGAGCAACTGCTGATTCTGAAATCTCTGCACAAATGCTGCACGTGCTTTTAATCTATATGAGAGTATTTGGCACTTAAATTCACGTGATGCGATGGCTTAATGCTActaggaagaaagaagaaaaaacattgggAATGGGAAGCAATCCTGATAATagaactgggggaaaaagaaagcttaCTAAAGTTGTCTCATCGGTGAAGCACAGCGGTGTAAGTGCACAGCTTTAGCAAGGTAAGGACGtgtaataaaccaaaataaaggAAGCATATCATCAGGGAGTACCTCTGCGGTTTTGTTAGCCTGTCCATAACATggttctgcttttctcctctcgATGCAGGTGGCTGAAGCAGTGGGAACAACCCACCTGAGTTTCCAAGTGCGAAAGCTGCAAGGTctctgcaggagagaggaagatCCCTTCCTCTCTTGTTAGTGCAGCGGACTGCCGTGGGAAGCGGCTCAGGTCCAGTCCGAGGACAGAGCTCGCACTGCCATTGCTGCTGGATTCCTTGCCTGCAAAACCGCTCCTGAAATGTCGACTTTCTGGCCCAGGGCCAGGTCTTGTCTGAGgctgctcagaaaaaaatactggttaCTGGTGTGTGACAAGGGCAGAAGCTAGTCTGGAGGATTTTGAAGGAAGCTGGGCTTTCTTTTGTCTAACTGCTGCCCTCTTGagggtttgctttttaaatgagtAGTGAAGAGAGTAGGTAGCTGCTGAATTTGCCATGTTTTGGTGGGCTACCTGATCTCTATTGGAAAGCACCTTTGCCTTGACAAAAACGTCAGTGAAGAAAATGTCTGTGCAAGAAATACGACGTTTAAATGTGTAAATGTTCTCAGCTGTTCCTTTGAAACCCTTGCTAATGCTCAGCAGCATGTGTGACCCTGTGTTAGGTTCCTTTTCCTTCCATGCTTTCGTgttccccccaccccggccctGTCTTTGGGCAGTTGGCTTTCGGGTGTTTAACTGGGCCTGTTGTCTGGCCGCGCTGGGTGAATGTCTGGGTGCTGCTAATGGTGAAGGAAGAATATCAGTGTAAAATACTGAGCTGTGATGCAGGTGGCATGTAAAATGGCTTCTGTGAGCGCTCAGTAACTCACTTAAGTCATCAGTCCTTTAGGTCCCTTGGGGGGAATGGGACATGTAAGTGTAAAACTCGACAGTGGCTTGCGGGGAGAGAAAGGTGGCATCGCTTTTATCTTGGGACCGTTAAGAGACCATTTTTGCTTAACTGCCCTCGAGTTGGTTGTAGTCAGTTCTATGGTGTCCCTACATTGCTCACAACTCTTTTCCGGCAGCTCGAGGCTGCTGTCACAGCTCACAGCCCTGTACGGTGTAGTTAATTTTGGAACTTGTCTTTCCCCAAAACGTGGCCTTTCCCATCGATGTCTCATGGCGGAATACAGTATGAGTGTCATCGTATTTAGAGCTGTGTGGCTATGCTGTGTTTTGACGTGCGCATTACAATTTGTAAATAAAAGGATATTCAAATTTCTTGGTACTAGTGTGTGCTTACAAATGTGAGATGTGCTCACTTAGTCTTGCCTGGACTTGGTGTTACATCTGCTCATCTGTACTGGTGCCATTACCTGCATTGAAAAAGGGGAC
This region of Aptenodytes patagonicus chromosome 4, bAptPat1.pri.cur, whole genome shotgun sequence genomic DNA includes:
- the CDKL2 gene encoding cyclin-dependent kinase-like 2; this translates as MEKYQVLGLVGEGSYGVVTKCRNKESGQIVAVKKFLESEDDAVVRKIAVREIKLLKQLRHENLVNLLEVCKKKKRWYLVFEFVDHTVLDDLEAFPNGLDYSRVRKYLFQIMRGIAFCHSHNIIHRDIKPENILVSQSGVVKLCDFGFARTLAASGEAYTDYVATRWYRAPELLVGDTKYGKAVDVWAIGSLITEMLTGEPLFPGDSDIDQLYHITKCLGNLIPRHQELFYKNPLFAGMRLPEVKEAESLDKRYPKLSAAVLDLAKKCLQIDPEKRPSCAELLQCDFFNKDGFAERFAQELKLKIQKDARDHQLQKKSKISKRDKDDVLEERKMLGVQDFSIDPKSRDAKLLKAKHSKADAEKADRSSNLSSLYNPFKISPQTSLKDSGSSLDYAKNASIVIPPINQNLSPTTIGMGPVPGNLNYRVDEKSKKYLNPFLKQRKHSPAGHYSVSLTSVTNEKNILRANRKKWEFSKTDVRLPELNHLPELRGVEAWHPRFLKKENKTVSESRVPSLAAIDLHNPSLASQQLSGTLMPDASEASFPRVEH